In Kutzneria kofuensis, the DNA window AGGGTGCAAGCGTGATCTGGTGAGTCGGACCGACCTGCTGTCGCGCCCGGTGCGGCGCAGCACGGATGGTCCGAAGGTGACGGCGCATACGGGCGCGTGCCCGTCGTGTCAACAACAGGACGTCGCCAGGGCACAGATGATAGGTGCTCATGTAAGCCAACGTGAGCATTCCTAGAGACAGCAAGGCGAATCCTGCCACGATTGCCCAGCTGCACAGTTCAACGATCATCGTGGCTCCCACTTGCCAACCATCGGTAGACCGGGCCGAACACACGCCGGATGACGATGGCAAGCGCGAGTCGGACACCACCGAGCAGCACGACGGCGACGAGCGCGGACATGACCAGCGCTGCCACGGCGGCGTGAAGGCCGACGACCCACACGAGCGTGCTAGCCACGACGTACCCCTGTCGGTTGGTTGCGGTCGGCGCGCTGAGGCCGGGGTCACTCAGCGCGCCGGCCGCCATCGGGTGTCCGGCGGTGGGCGAGGTGGGCGCGGAGCCCCCACCGCCGGACGGCTCGGGTGACCGCCATAAGACGGCCATGGCAAACTGAAATCACCATGTCATCAGCGCGTCGTCAGCGGAACGATCTACAGGCGACATGTGGGCGACATGGAACGACACCCGTAGCGAGGGCGGGAGGGCGAGCGATGCGCGTGTTTCGGACAGTGCTGGAGCAGAAGGTTTGGGAACGACGGCAGACGCTCGAAGAGTTCGCCGAGTACGCGGAGACCTACGCGCGCGAGCACAAGGAGCCCGGCAGCATCGGCCTCCGACACCTACAGCGGCTGGCGTCTGGTCGTGGCCCGAAAGGTCAGCCGCTTGGGCCAGTGAAGCCGGCAACCGCGAGGCTACTCGAAAGCATCCTCGGTCTCAGCATTGACGAGCTACTCCGCCCAACGAACGAATCACCGCAAGATTCCGACCTGAACCGTCAGCACGTGTCAGCTCAACCCCTGCACGCGAGCCCCGATTTCTCCGCCGCGTTCGACTGGCTAGACGAGCGCGCGAGTTGGCCACCGGGAACGGCCCAAACGAAGGTATCAGCGAGACTCGCCGAGGTGAGCACTGGCGAACTGCGAGACCGAAACACGCGGCGCAGGAAAGTAAACCGAAGCCAAGTAGCAAGAGCCCTATCGGCTTACTACGCGGCCAGTGAGCCAGACTATGGACTGTACCAAGTGGAAGGCGCCGGACAAAAAATTGTGACGAGCGTCCTCACATCGCCCGACTGGCTAAACCTCAATTGTGCACTAAACGCGCGCAACGACCGACTGACACTCACCAGCCTGGCAACACACCCTGACATCGAGCTGGATAACGAGGGCGTGGAGGCCGCTGTTCAACAGTTGGCCGAGACGATGGCAACGAAAATCCGGCTCGTGGACATGCCACTGTACCGATTGCTCGATATCAAGATTGACAGGGATTCTATAGCTGGCTCGGTTGGCGTCACACGCTTCGTAAACTATGCCCTGACAATGGATCTACTGGAAAACGAGTTGGTCGACGCTATTGCCGCAGACCTCCCTCTGCGGCGAGGTTCATTGCCACTACGTGACCGATACCTGCCCAACCTAGCGTCTGTTCTCAACATCTCCGCTCGGCCCTGCGTCGGCGGCACCCTTGCCCTGTGTGCGATCGCCCGCCCATTCGATCCATATCGTGGCGCGCGAGACTATGCGCTTCTAGTGCAGGAGCGGTCGGGCCATGTTGTCAATGCTGCCCGGCGCCTCGCGGTCATCCCGAAGGGTTTTCATCAACCGGATACAGATATCCGTTCAGATACCCAGATCGGCGGCACACTGCGACGCGAAATGGAAGAGGAGCTGTTCGGGCGCGACGAGGTGGACAACACCTGTGGTGAACGGCGGGCGGCAGCGCCGATGCATCCACAACGATTGTCGAATCCAATGCGTTGGCTCATGGGCAACGCCGATCAGCTGCGCATGGAGAGCACTGGATTCGGACTGAATCTTGTGAGCGGCAATTTCGAGTTCGCCAGCATCGTTGTCGTTGACGATGAGGAGTTCTGGACACGCTACGGCGGCGACATCGAAGCCAACTGGGAGTCGAGTGGGCTACGCCTGTACTCCAGCCTCGACCGCGAACTGCTGACCGAGCTGATCTCAGACGAGGCTTGGAGCAATGAGGGCGTTTTCGCCTTGTGCCAAGGACTTCGACGTCTCGCGGAGCTCGCCGACGAGCGCGTGAACCTGCCGACTATGGCAGCGACGGCCAACGGACGGTGATGACAACCGAGTCCGAAATGGCTTCCCATGAGTGGTCAATCCCCGGCCCCCACGTGACGTAGTCGCCCTGCCTTTCCAGGATGGCGCTGCCCTCGGTGAGGTCGAGCCGAAAACAGCCTTCGACCAACAGGAGAAGTGTGGTGCGCTGGTCATCAGAGGTCCACTCAGGACGCTTGTCGCCGGCCGGGTGGACACCCCACTTGACTTCGACATCCTTTGTCGAACGGACACCTTTTGACGGGTCGATGAAGTGGCCCAGGATCCAACCGCGGTTCTCTTGGCCGTCGTCGGCGGCATTTCCGTGGTGCCAGTTGGTGCCCATTACTCAACCTTCCACTCGATCGCTGGCAGGTCCACCCGCGACCCGCCAATCTGCGCCAGCCGTCGAAGTCCTTGCAGCAGCGCAAAGAGTCCTTCGTTGCTCCAGGCTACATCACTGATCAGCTCGGCCAACAGAAGGGGGTCGAGGCTGGAGTATTGGCGCAGGTTCGACGATTCCCAGTTCGCTTCGATAACTCCGCCGTAGCGCGTCCAGAATTCCTCGTCTTCGATGACGATCAGGCCCGGAAACTCGAAATTTCCACTCACGAGGTTCAGGCCGAAGCCGCTGCACTCCATGCGCAGACGGCCTGGCCGCTCCATTAGCCACCGCATCGGCTCAGAGAGTCGGCTCGGGTGCATCGGATCAGCGCGGCGCTGGTCCGATACCGTGTTGTCGATGTCGTCCCGCCCGAAGAACTCCTCTTCCATCTCACGTCGGAGCGTCGCGCCGATCTGTGCGTCTGCTCGGATATCGGTGAGAGGTTGGTGGAAGCCCTTCGGGATGACTGCCAGTCGCCGAGCAGCGTTGAGGACATAGCCAGAGCGCTCCTGCACCAAGAGCACATAGTCAGCGTCGCCACGAAACGGGCTCGCCGGGCGAGCGATTGCGCACAGAGCGAGCGTGCCACCGGCACAAAGCCGACCGGAGACGTTGAGCACGGCCGCGAGATCTGGCAAGTACTGGTCGCGCAGCGGCAGAGAACCGAGTATCGGGGAATCAGCGGCGAGAGCGTCAACCAACTCGTTTTCAAGCAAGTCCATGGTCAGGGCGTAGCCAACGAAGCGCGACACCCCAGCTTGCCCGCCGATTCGGCCCTTGTGCACATCGATGCCGAGCAGTCGGTACAGCGGCATATCGACGATTCGGGTGCCCGTCGCCAACGTCTCAGCCAGCCGCTGTACTGCTCGGGCAGTGGCCTCCTCGCTCAGTGGCATACGGGCGTCTTCGGCTGCCCGAATGACCGAAAGCCGGTCAGCCGTCGCGATGAGCGGGCATTCCAGATCGAGCCAATCGGGTTGGGTGAGAATGCTTGTGGTCGCGGCCGAGCCGTCATAGGTGGCGCTGTACGTGCCGTATGGGGCGGTTCGAGCGCCGTAGTAGTCGGCAAGTGCTTCGGCGATTCGCCGTTGATCCACCCTCGCTCGACGGCTCCCCCTGTCACGGAGCGCCTGAACGTCGACAAGGCCGAGACGAGCCGCCACGCGGCCGCGAGCCGTACCCGGCTCCCATCCTGCGTGATGGTCGAGCCAGTCGAGTCCAGCGACGATGTTCGGATCGGCCGCAAGTCGCTGTTCTGCGTCGCTCGGCGGAGTGGACGGCCCAGCCGTGAGCTGCGCGAACCGCGATTTGACTGCCGATGTCGCGTTCTCCAGAGCGGTATCGAGAAGCTGCTGCATGGCTGACTGCGGCTTGGTGTTGGGCTTCTCATGCCAGCCAGCGACCGTTCGGACACCGATGCGGAGATACGCGGCAAACGCATCATTGCTCATCTGCAACGCGGCCTGAAGCG includes these proteins:
- a CDS encoding signal peptidase I; translation: MGTNWHHGNAADDGQENRGWILGHFIDPSKGVRSTKDVEVKWGVHPAGDKRPEWTSDDQRTTLLLLVEGCFRLDLTEGSAILERQGDYVTWGPGIDHSWEAISDSVVITVRWPSLP
- a CDS encoding transcriptional regulator is translated as MLEQKVWERRQTLEEFAEYAETYAREHKEPGSIGLRHLQRLASGRGPKGQPLGPVKPATARLLESILGLSIDELLRPTNESPQDSDLNRQHVSAQPLHASPDFSAAFDWLDERASWPPGTAQTKVSARLAEVSTGELRDRNTRRRKVNRSQVARALSAYYAASEPDYGLYQVEGAGQKIVTSVLTSPDWLNLNCALNARNDRLTLTSLATHPDIELDNEGVEAAVQQLAETMATKIRLVDMPLYRLLDIKIDRDSIAGSVGVTRFVNYALTMDLLENELVDAIAADLPLRRGSLPLRDRYLPNLASVLNISARPCVGGTLALCAIARPFDPYRGARDYALLVQERSGHVVNAARRLAVIPKGFHQPDTDIRSDTQIGGTLRREMEEELFGRDEVDNTCGERRAAAPMHPQRLSNPMRWLMGNADQLRMESTGFGLNLVSGNFEFASIVVVDDEEFWTRYGGDIEANWESSGLRLYSSLDRELLTELISDEAWSNEGVFALCQGLRRLAELADERVNLPTMAATANGR
- a CDS encoding transcriptional regulator; translated protein: MDSVSWTGETACALQAALQMSNDAFAAYLRIGVRTVAGWHEKPNTKPQSAMQQLLDTALENATSAVKSRFAQLTAGPSTPPSDAEQRLAADPNIVAGLDWLDHHAGWEPGTARGRVAARLGLVDVQALRDRGSRRARVDQRRIAEALADYYGARTAPYGTYSATYDGSAATTSILTQPDWLDLECPLIATADRLSVIRAAEDARMPLSEEATARAVQRLAETLATGTRIVDMPLYRLLGIDVHKGRIGGQAGVSRFVGYALTMDLLENELVDALAADSPILGSLPLRDQYLPDLAAVLNVSGRLCAGGTLALCAIARPASPFRGDADYVLLVQERSGYVLNAARRLAVIPKGFHQPLTDIRADAQIGATLRREMEEEFFGRDDIDNTVSDQRRADPMHPSRLSEPMRWLMERPGRLRMECSGFGLNLVSGNFEFPGLIVIEDEEFWTRYGGVIEANWESSNLRQYSSLDPLLLAELISDVAWSNEGLFALLQGLRRLAQIGGSRVDLPAIEWKVE